Genomic segment of Triticum aestivum cultivar Chinese Spring chromosome 6A, IWGSC CS RefSeq v2.1, whole genome shotgun sequence:
CAGCTATTGTCGAAACTATTGAATTGCACTGAAATTCAGTAAAGTTGGTTTTCATTCAGGCCAAACGGCTAAAATTTTCACTTGAATTTGACTGTGATCCAAACAaatattttgaaaattcaaaaaataatgtAAAACTTATTCGATTTTTGTGTACTACGGAAATTAATGAAATACTTTGACCAAAAGGCAATTATTTTGGTATGTACCAAAATTAATGGAAATTTTGAAATTCCATTGAAATTACACTGAAGGTGAAAACCACACGAACAGCCGGTCATTGGGGGGCGTCCACCCTCTAAGTCAGAGGCCGCCCTTGCTGCAAAGAGTTAATTTCTATTGATTATCACCATCCCGCAACCCTAGTTTTGAGAATTGAAAACTCCGATATCAGCACGGTATGAACCCTCTTTTAAACCCCAATTTTCTTTGAAGGAAAGGCATTACAAATCTCACAATAAAATAAACCAAGAGACTAAGTCTTAATCATCACTGCAATTTTTTCAATTGCTGTACCTGATGCTAACTTGGCAGAATTAACATTGTTTGACTCGCCGACTTTGGAGAATGCCGAGTTCTCGATTGGTTCCTGTCATGATCACTTAGCCAACCCATTTCACATGTTCACTTTTTTCACCATATTTTAGTTAGTGTATCTACTAAACATTGTTTAGCTGAACTGAGAATAACTCTTCCTGGTCTACTGTTAAACGATATACTCCCCAGTAGACAGTTTCAGACATTGTTCGGAACAGACAGGCTGGGTGAAAATGAGTAAAGTGATGACAATATGCGACTCCCCGAAGGAGCAATTTTGTTTGCTACACCACATAAACTCTCGCCAGCTATTAATGCATGTTAAGTAGTACcacagagagtgtgtgtgtgtgtgtttttcgcTAAAACATATTCCGAAGTTCCATGGATTGGCTTCTCATTCTTTTTCTTAAAGATGCAAAAGCTTTGCCAATCTGGCAACAGAGCAGAATACAATGATTTACAAAACACACACGAATGcagaaatcaacaacgaaaagaggACCAACAATATTGGGTTGGTGCCCAGGGAAGCCCATGTCCAGTAGAGAAAACtaaagaaaataatgttccaacacaCCGCCAATAAAAATTATTAATACAGTATGCACAAAGTTGCATAATGATGCGATTTTTCAACATTAATATTTACCCTGTCATGGAGAACCGTAGAAGACAGGTTTCTGTCTACAGTATGCACTACCAAATGGCTGTTCAGTTTTTTTATATACCAGGACGAGTTTtgtattttttttttttgaaacgaggcaaaagctttgccttatATTGATAAAGAAGGAGCAAGAACAACAGCAAGGTGGGAATGGCTTAGGCCATcccaaaggaaaaggaaaaaacaaaaataacaaaCAGATCAGCCCACAAGATCCGCCAGGTTTTTTGCTCCCGCTAGAATCCAATCTTTTGCTACCTCTCTTATCTTGTGCATGACCACCACCGGCAGAGAGTATTTCTTGTTGAAGACTCTCTCATTTCTTTCCTTCCAGATTTCCCAGGTGATGAGCATGATAGCCGTTTTTAGACCTTTGGGAGAGGAAGAGGGCGACCTAGCTAAGGCCTGCCAGTAGTCCACCACCTTGGGGCGACCAGAGCCCATGCTAAGCAGTAATTCCGGGCAGGAGAGCCAGGATGCCGCCGCGGACCAGATCCTCTTGGAGTAACGGCATTCAAAGAGCATGTGTCTCGCCGTCTCAGGGGAGCACCGGCATAGCTGGCAGGAGGGCTGGTGTGGCCATCCACGTTTGGCCAGGCGATCCGCGGTCCAGAGGCGATTTTGGACGGCGAGCCAAGCGAAGAAGCGGCATTTGGGAGGCGCCCACGTTTTCCAGACAATCGAGCCGAAGGAGCAAGGCAGCGCGGTCATGAACTGCGCCTTATAGGCGGAGCTCGCAGAGTAGCATCCATTTGGGGAGAGGGTCCAGATGATGGAATCTTCTATATCTGGGGAGAGCTGGATATCTGAGATGAGATCCCATAGCTGGACGAACTGGCCAATGTGCTCTGCCGTGAAGGCCTCCACCGCAATATCCGCTACCCAGGTATGATCAGTAAGGGCATCATGGACCGTTCGGTTTTTCCTCCTCGAAGCTTTGAAGATCAGAGGTGCCATATCTTTCGGTGGCTTGCCGTCAAGCCATGAGGAAGACCAAAAGGAGGCCTTCTTGCCATCCCCGATAGTAACATGAGTCGCAAACGGCCTTCTTGCCACCGCAATAACACGAGTTTTGTATTTGAAATCTACATGGACTTCATTGCAAACGGCCGAAACATTGACATATGGGAAAGTTCACTGTACCAGCCCCATAACACTTTGAGCAACTCTTTAGCAATAGCTATTGATCAATCAAGCGGATAAAGTGTCATTTAAAACGAACATGATTTCAACTTTACGAAGTATATAAAAATTCAGAAAACATTGAAAGAGCTGAATAAACTTGACTTGGTTTCATGAGAAACACAAACAGAGGCAACAAGGACGGCGCAGCGAACCCTCCCAGCGATCTAATTGCTCCCCTTAACCAAATAGTATTATTTCATCACAGGATGAGATAAAATACTCCCTAGAAGTTCATAATAGCAACGGAACATTTGAACAAAGCATGGTGCGGTTGGGCGGCCTGGTAGTACCAATCATAGACCAAGCTAATCCTTAAATTAAACAGTTTATGATAATCATCCGCACCGCCCAGAAATACTCTAGTCTGCAATTGGAGCTGGCCATTAAGCTGTTAGCACGATTTCGCGTGTATAAAAGGGTCCTAATGGTGAAGGGACTTCGCTCATCAGTGTTAAGCCATCAGCCCTCTTTGAGTGTGTGGTACAGACAGTAATTTTCCAGGGTAGCAAGAGAGAGTGAAAGCAGAATGGTGAAGCTCGCATTCGGGAGCTGCGGTGACTCCTTCAGCGCCACGTCCGTCAGGGCGTATGTGGCGGAGTTCATCGCCACCCTCCTCTTCGTGTTCGCCGGCGTTGGGTCCGCCATTGCCTACGGTTAGTCACCGTGTCTGTGTGAACCCTCTGTCTCCGTGAATCCAACGGTGATCAGTATGAACGTATGGTACCAGTACCTCAGTGCTAAGTGGCAACTGGGTTCGTGCAGGGAAACTCACCGACGATGGCGCCCTCGACCCGGCTGGCCTTGTGGCGATCGCGATCGCCCACGCCTTCGCCCTCTTCGTCGGTGTCGCGATCGCCGCCAACATCTCCGGCGGCCACCTCAACCCCGCCGTGACCTTCGGCCTTGCCGTCGGCGGCCACATCACCATCCTCACCGGGATCTTCTACTGGGTGGCCCAGCTGCTCGGCTCTACCGCCGCCTGCTTCCTCCTCAAATTCGTCACCCACGGAAAGGTCGGTACTCGCCACATGATGTGATCGCACACTGGCTGCCGTGTAATTTACCGTCCAACTTACCGGTGAACTGTAAACGCAGGCCATCCCGACGCACGGTGTGGCGGCGGGCATGAACGAGTTCGAGGGCGTGGTGATGGAGATCGTCATCACCTTCGCGCTGGTGTACACGGTCTACGCCACGGCGGCGGACCCCAAGAAGGGGTCCCTCGGCACCATCGCGCCCATCGCGATCGGCTTCATCGTCGGCGCCAACATCCTCGCCGCCGGCCCCTTCAGCGGCGGCTCCATGAACCCCGCCCGCTCCTTCGGCCCGGCCGTCGCCGCCGGCAACTTCGCCGGCAACTGGGTCTACTGGGTCGGGCCGCTCATCGGAGGCGGCCTCGCCGGGTTCGTGTACGGCGACGTGTTCATCGCGTCCTACCAGCCAGTCGCCGACCAGGACTACGCGTAAATTGGCGCGTGAGCCCAACGCTCGACCCGTCTCGGATTTGCATCGTTGCTTTGCTCTTCGTCGTGTGATGTGATGGTCAAGGTTGTGTACAAATGGTGTGTCACGGTCACGGCCTTCGTGTTTCCCTTTCCATTCAATCCGTGTAAAATATTTTCGTTCGGCAGCCCTCGTTTGTTTGGAACAAAAAGAAACATGAATATGAACTCTTTTTTTTCGCAAAACACGGGTTTTTCTTCTTCTCATAATGGCTTTATGTTTTTTTAACACAGACGCAAGTATTGAATTCA
This window contains:
- the LOC123130765 gene encoding probable aquaporin TIP2-1 — its product is MVKLAFGSCGDSFSATSVRAYVAEFIATLLFVFAGVGSAIAYGKLTDDGALDPAGLVAIAIAHAFALFVGVAIAANISGGHLNPAVTFGLAVGGHITILTGIFYWVAQLLGSTAACFLLKFVTHGKAIPTHGVAAGMNEFEGVVMEIVITFALVYTVYATAADPKKGSLGTIAPIAIGFIVGANILAAGPFSGGSMNPARSFGPAVAAGNFAGNWVYWVGPLIGGGLAGFVYGDVFIASYQPVADQDYA